Sequence from the Panicum virgatum strain AP13 unplaced genomic scaffold, P.virgatum_v5 scaffold_5465, whole genome shotgun sequence genome:
CCATGTGCTTCCTGCAGTAATAACAAACGCACGGAGCTAGCTGGAATGCATAGCTTGTTAGCTCTAAAAACAAACCCACCAGTTAGGACAAATTTGTTCCAAGTTTTCCCCTCCTTACAGTTCAGCAACACATCCTtaaaatcatcatcatgagcatatTGTGCTTTAATCGTTTCCAAGCCGAAAATTTTGCAATCAAGTTGGGACAGCATAGTGTAACGcctagacaaagcatcagcaatgacattctccttccctttcttgtgtttgatgaCATAAGGGAAAGATTCAATGAATTCAACCCATTTAGCATGCCTACGATTCAGTTTTGCTTGACTTCGAATGTGTTTTAAGGACTCATGATCAGAATGTATAACAAACTCTTTGGGCCACAAATAGTGCTGCCAAGTTTCCAAAGTTCGAACTAAAGCAAGCAATTCCTTATCGTAAGTAGAATAGTTCAAGCTAGGTCCACTCAATTTCTCACTGAAATATGCTACAGGCTTACCATCTTGCAGCAGCACGCCACCCAACCCAATTccactagcatcacattcaagttcaAATGTTTTATTGAAATCTGGAAGTTGGAGCAAGGGTGCATGAGTTAACTTATCTTTGAGCACGCTGAAAGCATCCTGTTGAGCTGCAGCCCAAGTGAAGGTTGTACCCTTCTTAGTGAGTTCATGCAACGGGGCTGCAATGGTGCTAAAGTCCTTCACAAAGCGACGATAAAATCCAGCAAGTCCTAGAAAGCTTCGCACTTGGGTGACCGTTGTGGGAACTGGCCAGCTATGAATGGCTTCAACCTTGGCTTGATCGACTTTAATTCCCTGCGGTgtcacaacatagccaagaaaagagactcgatctgtgcaaaaggtgcacttctcAAGGTTACCAAACAAATGTGCATCACGGAGAGCATCCAAAACAGCACACAAATGATCAAGATGGTCTTCTAGTGATTTgctatagatcagaatgtcatcaaAATATACCACAACAAATCTGCCAATGAAAGCACGtaaaacttcattcattaatctcatgaaagtgctgggtgcattagtgagaccaaaaggcatgactaaccactcatatagaccgaatttagttttaaacgctgttttccattcatctcctaACTTCATGCgaatctggtggtaaccactacgcaaatcaatttTCGAGAACACAATTGAGCCACTCaattcatcaagcatatcatctaGCCTAGGGATAGGATGACGATATCTGATAGTTATGTTATTAATCGCTCGGCAATCTACACACATGCGCCAAGATCCATCTTTCTTAGGAACCAAAAGGATAGGAACAGCGCAGGGGCTCAGGGACTCACGCACGTAACCTTTGTCGAGCAATTCTTGCACTTGGCGCTGAATTTCTTTAGTTTCTTCAGGGTTGGTCCTGTATGGTGCACGATTGGGCAAGGAGGCCCCGGGAATAAGGTCAATCTGGTGCTCAATCCCACGAATTGGTGGCAGCCCCGGTGGCACCTCCTTTGGAaaaacatccgcatactcctgcAAAAGTTTAGTGACAACAGGGGGCAAGGAAAGAGGTATGTCCTGAAGTGAAAACAAGGTTTGTTTGCAAATCAAGGCATAGCAAACAGCAGTGGTAGTATCAATCTCATCCAAATCAGATTTAGTAGCAATGAAACATGCCCCTTTCAGCTTGATCTCATTTCTGTTATCATGAACAGATTTGGCACTTCTCTTTTTGTGCTTCTCAAGTTCGTTTGCCACAATCTGATTTTCACTTTTAGCCTGTTCCTGATTCTTCATTTTACTAGCTCTAGTAAGTTCATCTTTTAAAATTGCTTCAGGAGACATTGGATGCAACACAATCCTTTTATCATGGTGTTGGAAGGAATACTGATTTGATCTACCATGATGCATAGAATCTTTATCAAATTGCCATGGCCTTCCTAGCAGAATACTACATGCTTGCATTGGCACAACATCACATTCAACAACATCTTTATAGGATCCGATGGCAAGATTAATTCGCACAAGTTTTGTTACCTTTGCCTTACCGGTGTTATTCAGCCATTGAATGCAATATGGATGCGGGTGTGGTTGGGTGGTAAGCGCAAGCTTCCCCACCATGTCGCTGCtggccaagttgttgcagctacCTCCATCGATGATCACTCGACACGAACGCTCTTTGATGACACACTTTGTTTGGAACAATGTGTGCTGCTGATTTTGCTCCGCTTTCTCCATTTGTGCGCTCAGCACACGCTGCACAATTAGGCTCTCATAGCGGTCGGCTTCAGCTGCATTAATATGTTCTTCCGAGCAGCCCTCACTTCCTGCATGGTCAGCCGCAAGCAATGCAAGTATATCTTCATCAAGTTCACTAGCAGATGAGTACTCACCATCATTTTTTACCACCAAAACACGCTTGCTTGGGCAGTCACGCATGACATGTCCAAATCCCTTGCAGCGGTGGCACTGAACATCTCTTGTTCTACCTGTGGATGCCACCGATGAAGTGGTTGCAGCAGGTTTTTGCGTTGTCTTTGCTGCTGAATTTGCAGGGTTGTCACGAGGCTTGTCGCTAGAAGGTGGGGCTGCTGTTCGAGCTGACGATGAATAAGGTGCAGCAACACGTCCAGTTGATGGAATGCTTGAGCGGGGCTGCGTGGAAAAATTCCTCCCTGCAGAAATGTTAGTCCTGGTACTTGCACGTCGTCCCTGCACTTCCctttcagctttgcaagcaagatggaacaaacgggttatgttagtgtactctttataagcaaggatgtcctgaatttcccGGTTTAACCCGCCCAAAAATCTAGCCATAGCAGGTTCCACATCCTCCTCTAAATTGCAGCGTAGCATGCCCATTTGCAGCTCTTGATAGTATTCTTCTACACTTTTAGTACCTTGTTTTAACTGCTGCAGCTGGTTTAAAAGATCACGTGCATAGTAAGATGGAACAAATCTAGCCCTCATAATCCGTTTCAAAGCATCCcaagtttgtggcatgttattagGATTTTTCTTGCTATGTTCTATCCACCAAACGGAAGCAAAATCAGTGAATTCACTAGTTGCAGCCCTAACACATGCATTTTCAGGAAAATCATGACAAGTAAATTTTTGTTCAACAGCCATCTCCCAAGTAAGATAAGCATCTGGATCATATTTACCATCAAAAGAGGGTATCTTAAATTTTATCTTACTGAAAGCAATGTCATTGTTATGTACCTCATGTGGACGTTGTCCACCCATACCTCGACGGTTACGACGTAGATGTCGCTGGCCTCGATCCTCAACTTCGGTGTCAGCAGCATAATCAGCACCTGAATTTTTTGCGCCGTCCTCATCCTCTTCGCCACGTCCTCTATGCTGATCATTCGTCTTCGCGTGGAGCTCATCAAAGCGCCTTAGAAGAGCAGCGAGACTCTTGTCCACGCGAGCAACCGTCGTCTCCAAACCTGCAAGCTTGGTGTTGTTGGAAATCTGTGCGGCCTCCATTTGCCcaatcttctcatttatcaCCTGCAAATCATTATCAATTCCAAGGGTGTACTCCCTCACTTGCTTTTGAAAATGCTGTACAATGCCTTTGGTGCGAGGTGTAAGCAGACCTccaccatcctcatcctcactcCCTACACCTGCCATGGTTAGCTTGCAGCAAACAAAGTCACAAGAAGTTGCCTACCAACTAAAGGAAATAGGTGGTGGCACACTATATGTTCACTCACACTTAGCCATTCAAGTTCTTACATGTTCTTACCAAGCAAGGCAGGAGGTGTCGGcagccagcaagaacaacacaaatggtTACACAAGCACAACCCCGTGATGTAGTAGATAATTTGTGGAGCTATAGGTGGCTGCAAACAAGGCAAATCAAGGTACAGCTAGAACCACATTAGTCAAAGCAAGTTGAATAGACATTCATTGATGGTCCTATGCTGGTCCTAGTGCCAAATCAAGCTAGAGACGTGAGCCCGAACACAAATGTTGTCACACACCAAGacagcaaggaatgcaagaaaacaacagctctattcccttcactttttttttctcttctcttctctttttttttgctctttctttttcaggggctaaaactcTTTTGAAAACCCCAACAATCCAAACAAAGGGATTGCTGCACACAACTCCTTTGAAATCAGTTCCAACGTCTCAACTTTCAGACAGCAGGTCGCGAATCTCAAGTGCTATTGCGACGAGCTCAGAAGGAGTTAGGGAGCAAATTtagatccgttggaaagaacaCGAGATAACCTTTCCAGATTGTATTTAAACATTTGAATCGGACATGTAACACAAGATATAGGACTGTTTTCTTCCAGTGCTCAGATCTGGGAAGATGGATTCGTGGTGGCAGAAATGACAGCGgaaatatgaatagatttggtgGATCTCGTGGTGACTAAAACGTGACCAGAACTCAAAACTCTAAAGATTGAACCACTAAGAACCAGCAACTAGCCCAAACAATGCAACTGAAAACTCaacaagcaaagaactaagCAGAACAGCAAAAGCTCAAACTTGTTGGTGGGATTT
This genomic interval carries:
- the LOC120694392 gene encoding uncharacterized protein LOC120694392; the encoded protein is MAGVGSEDEDGGGLLTPRTKGIVQHFQKQVREYTLGIDNDLQVINEKIGQMEAAQISNNTKLAGLETTVARVDKSLAALLRRFDELHAKTNDQHRGRGEEDEDGAKNSGADYAADTEVEDRGQRHLRRNRRGMGGQRPHEVHNNDIAFSKIKFKIPSFDGKYDPDAYLTWEMAVEQKFTCHDFPENACVRAATSEFTDFASVWW